The following is a genomic window from Spirosoma foliorum.
TCAGTTGCATATCATTTATTATTAAAAATTTATTGGTTTTATGAAGAAGACAAATTGTTTTTTGAAGACATTGCATCATTTTCACAGTTATTAGAGACAAATGCGCGCGCTCCCAGTAGTTATCAATATTATGTGGCCACCTATGAGTCTTGTACGAAAGTTCAGTCACAGCTTTTTGATTCTCCTGTTTATTTATTTAACATTACTGATGCTAACCATGCAAAAATGGACTTTAGGGTAATTAACGATGCGATAGAGCTAGGTATAAAATTAGGATTTGCTGATTTGCTGCTTAATAATCTAGGAATTGCTATATTATTAGAAAAAAAATCAGGTTATGTCCCATCGAATAGTTATACAATTTCTGTTCTACCTGGGACAGTATTTTTTGATTTATACGACGATGTATTCAAGGTTTGTGAAATGATAATACACGAATGCAGTCATGTATATTTAAATGACTTGTTAGCTGCAACCGAAGAATATTTTGAAAATTCAATTTTATATTGGTCAGTTTGGAAGTCCAGAAATCGGCCAATCATTGGTATTCTCCATGCGGCATATGCGTTTTCGAATGTCATTATATACTATACGCAGCTCCTTAAGGAGTTTGAACTGCCTCCTTCGACTAAAAATTATATTTTGAGCCAGTTATACTCAGAAAAGGCTAAACTACGAGAAGCTCTACCACAAGTTAATGATGCAATTGGACATTTAAAAAATGAGGATACGAGAGCTGCTTTTTATGAGAAAATATCATTAGCTTTACAGAAATAAAGGTTTTCACAATTAATATCTTATTCAGATGGAAAAGGAAAACAAGGCCGATTATAATGCATTCGTTAAGGCTGTTAAAAAGCTAGGAATGCTAGACAAGAACAATCAAGCTACGTTACATCATTCTGCGGTGTCTACTAAAGACTGGAGCGAATTGAATGAAGTTGGGAGTAAGCAAATTACTAATACAGAATTACCTAATGATGAGAGTAGACCAAAAAGTAACTAATTTAAATAAATAGTATTATTAGGGGTTAGCTAACACTAATCCCTAAAAAGTATTTAATAATGAGTGTTGATAAACACATTGATAAATCTTTGCTGTTCCGTGAAGGCTTTCCTCTGAACAACAGATTATATACACACCTAATTAGTGGTAGAAGTATTCATTTTTTTCTACAATTTGTTGAGCCAGAGCTACTAAAAGCATACCCCGATTACCACGTTAAATTGACCTCAGACTCAAGAGGGCATACAAAACAAGGCGCAATTGATCTAAGTGTGTTAGGACGTAAAAATTATGTGAGTAGCTTAGCTAAAACAATTAGTTCAGAAAGACTAAGTGATCATCTTCTCACTTTAGAAGGAGCAGTTTGGCAGAAAGATTACCTATTATATTGTTCGGATAATAATTATGACTTTTATAGTGAAATTTTAAAAAAAGCTTGTAACTATATTACTGATTTTGATTTAGACTTTTTTCTTAAACTTGCTATTGGATTTGTGGCTGTTGATGAAAGTCTACATCGTGCTAATTTTTCTAATTATATTTTACTTGAACGAAAGCCTTATAATACTGAGGAACTTGCGAAAATATTACTATCGGAAGCTGTTAAAAGTTACTTGAGTTTATGTCTTAGGACAGAATTATCAAAGTTTAATTCAGAAGAAGGGCTACTAAAATATATCCCTCTTTTACAAATATTTTCAAAGTCGGTATTACATGAATTATATTTAAGAAGCGGTAACATTCTTTTCAAATTAGATGAAATTGATTCAAGTTTATATTTCAGTTATAGCAATATCTTGTCTTACCTTAACTCATTAGAGGAAGTTCCATTATCCTCCGAATTGGTTGCATGTTGGTATCCTTTTTGGGATAGAAGCCTCTTCATTTTTAATTCTCCATTCGACCGTAAAAATTCAATATTATGAACACTCTATATCCTTTTATAGCTATAGAAGGTATTGACGGCGCAGGAAAAACAAGTGTTAGAAATATTCTAATTAAATTATTTGAAAATATCAATATTACACCTTTTATTGTTGGTCAACACTCTTGGTTGAATGTTGATATATCCAGACAAATTATAAATATTAGAGAGAATAGATACGGCTGTACTCCTGAAGATATTTTGCTGTCTTATGCGTTAGATAAAAATTTGCATTCAACATACAATATTAAAAATGCATGTAGACAAACAGTTGTTATAGCTGATCGTTACATATATAGCGATGCTGTTTACCATCAGGTTTTATATCAGATTCCAGTAAGTACGACTATGAGCTTACACAAAACACTTTGTACGATTGAACCTGATATAATCTTATTTATAGAAGTTGACCCCAGTATAGCATATTCAAGACTCTTAAAACGAAGCCAACGTATCCAACATTATGGTAGGCTAGCTAAATTAGAGCCTATACAAGAGGTATATAATAATTACTTTAAGTCTCATATAGATTCTAAAAACTCAACTTTTATAAACTTTATAAACGAAAATGAAAATATTTTTGATAGGGTGAGTACGGAAATTTGGCCACACATTTTAAAAAAGATAAAAGCTCTCAATAATAAGTTTTAAACTATATAAGAATCATGTAAAAAATTTAAATTGATGTCAAATCTGTTGGCTTACCTTATTGACCCGTGAATTAGTTGGCAATAAAGACTACTTCTTTTTTTATTGAAAAATGCTTTCACCGAATTTGGATCGCCTTAAAAATGCCTATATTTTATTTCATTCGTCACGGACAAAGTGAAGGAAATCGAAGCCTGCATTTAATTTGTGGGCGCTCTAACCATCACCCTTTGACTGACGTGGGAATTATTCAATCAGAAAAACTTGGCTATCGATTAAAAGACGAATGTATTAAGTTTGACCATTGGTTTTCAAGCATTGCTGAGCGAGCCATTCAGACCGCAGATATTATTGGGCGTATTAATGATTTACCTCAAGCATCGCTTTCCGCGCAACTTCAGGAACAATGGATGGGTGATTGGGAAGGCCAACCGCGTGCTCAGATATATACAGAGGAAGTCGTTCAGCTTATGAACGCTGACAATTGGCATTATAAATGCCACAATGGCGAATCCCAATTCGAGGTGGAAAATCGTATGTATGATTTTATAAAGCCATTTTTATCCCTACCTTCTGAAGCAACGATTGGAATTGTTACACACGGTATAGCAATCAGGTGCCTTCTACGAAAACTGCTAGATTCGTCTCCTTCAATGACTCGTAAAATTCAGCTAAATAATACGTCGTTGACAATCTTGAGATACATTCGTTTCAGCTGGTATATTGAGCGGATAAATGACTACTCACATTTGGTCAAATAATATCTTCTATTGTAAAGGACTAATCCTGGTATCTATATAAATCCGGCCATTCGGGGCAATGACGGCAATCAAGCTCAAGTGGGTTCGCCCTTCTTGTTCAACGATTACGTGTGTTTGCCCTCAAGATGACCAAGTGTAGGCTAATAGGGACAACAAATAGCACGCTGCTTCATCCATATATAAAACAACCTGCCACTCCTCGTTAGCTTTTTTATGCTCCTCGCCAGTGAGCGGCCACATGGACATCTCTGAGTGGCTTTTGCCAACTCCATCCTACCTTTTCAGAATCGGTCCTATTTGCGAAGGATCATAGCTGACGCCAAACAAGTTTTTGAAGACTGCATTGACACGTGGGTGAGTTAACCAGCTCTCTTAAAACCATGATGCTTTGTCCTCTTATTGAGTACCAGCACTAATTGGCCCAGTTGCTGGGTCGATAAACGGGTTGGCGCTCCAGTTCGCTTACCTTCTTGCAGAGTGATAGCTCCATGCTCCTGATATTTCTTCAAGGTTTGGCTCACCCAAGGTTGAGTCAAGCCAAAGGCCTGAGCGATTGCAGCCTGCTTCCAACTCACTTAATGCCGTTCAACACAGCGTTGCCTTAAGGCTTCCTATTCGTTTTATTTATAGCTTGCCATTCAAGTAAAAGCACCGTACACAAAAGACTTACTCACGTATCAAAAATCAGTATCAACTGTACAAACTTACTCACGTATCAATAATTGAATACTCAAGTTTGTTTAAACAGTTGGATTACAAGACGATGCAAACGCTTTATTAACTCAAATAAGGCTTTTTAGATGAATGTGAACGCTAGCAATTAAACGGAATATCATTAACCTTTGATCGAGTTCCACTATAATACTTTTGGCCTAGCGTTCCTCAATCTTATCATTGAGTAGCCCAAAGTAGAGGAATTAAGTAAATCAGCTAATTTCCAAAGATTTGGCGTGAATCTAAGTTCAATATTTCTTGATAATAGCTCTTCAATTAGGTCGTCAATTTTTTTAACAGAAATCGGCTTAACTGTTTCATAAGAAATGTAGTATCCAGCATTTTCATCTAATAAAGTAAACGTTTCTGGATCAAATTCATAACAGAATAAAGTGGTATTTTTTATTTTATAATACCAAGAGGCTTCAACTGTTATTATATAATCTGCAAGGGAAGTACTGAAAAAGGATTCAATATCATGTTCTACTGTTACTTCGTTTCTGAAATAGGCTACACGAGGACAATCTCGCGGAAAAAAATAATTATGAAGCAATGTATCGTTTACTGCAAATACTACATCACCTTTAATCTTTTCATACTGAGTTGGTGAAGGACGAGGCTTAAAAAGCCTAATGTTTGGATCTTCACTGATGTGAAATAGTTTGTGTGGTTTCATTTTTAATGATTTAGCGATAATAGGGCGAAAGATTATACATCTTATAAATTCTTCGGAATTTTTCAACCCCTTTATAACTCTAATGCGTTAAAATGTTTCTAACGCAATATAAGAAAAAATGAGTTTGTGCAAATTATGCATCTCACTTACTTCATATGGCTCAGCATAGATAAAGCACTCGTTACCGTGTTAAGTCTATCCTGAAATGGTAAGCTCAGCTTAGGGAAGATGTCTGACGGGTTTTCATTAATAGGTTCACTCGTACTTGAATGCCGATCTACTAATCCGTTCCCTACAATAAAAGTTAATAAGCTGGTTGTTCAAATGAAATCCTTGACGCTTGATACACGTTCGAGCATACCGGTACGCCCAATCTCAGCAAGTTTGCATGAGCGCCGATTGGATTTTGTAGAATTCCGTAACAGACAATCGATACCGGTGGCCTACTTTGGCCTGTTGGCCCTGCCAGCTGAAGGTTAGCAAAAAATAGGCTTCACCACCTGCATACAGCTCATTCTCTTTTGTGAAATGCTCAATCAACAGGAGCCGCTTGGCACAAAGTTGATAGTTAGTTACCAGCTCAGTCGCGACATACTCTATGGCTTGACTTGAATTGGTGCTTTTATCGAGCCAACTGGTTATAACCACTTGCCATCTACGATCCATGCGGATCGTGCAGGAGCCAGAGAGATGATTGGCCGCCTGAAAAATTAACATGCGTTCTTCCATACACAAAATTGCAATCCATGCTTTTAGCGGCTTCAAAGATCGGCACGGTAGCCAGTAAGTAATAATACGACATACAAATAAGTCGGGACGACGGATTAAAAATCAGCCTTTCATAGGATTGGCATGTCAGGACGGGACAGGTTTTGAGGTTTAAGCCAACCCGCGTCCTCCACATCGCGGAAGTCCGCCCCCCCCTATTCCCGCTGTAAAAAAGTATGCCTGGGACAGCCAAGTTTAGGGCTTTGTAACCATCTATAACAATCTGATCAGTTCTTGGGCATTTCGGAGAGATGCCATTGCATCCTGAATAACAAACAATCCTGGCAGGGCTGTTCTTGCGATACCGTTAGCTATTTTATCAACTCCTGGTTCGTTACTTTGCAGTGAATAAAACCTATCTTGCCTAGGCAATTCTACCTACCACAACCCATGACTAGTCGGTTCGCGTTACTTTTGTCGTTGCTCGCGCCAGCTTGGCTTCTGCTACAATTCCGCCGAAAACTGGCCTTTTCGAAACAATGTCCACGTTGCAAAAATCCCTATCCAGACCGAACCAGTCGACCACGCTGGATGAAGGGGCGGGGCGATTGGTTGCCCCTTAAGGCCTATTACTGCACCAAGTGCCGTCACTGTTTTTATCGGTTTGACCGCTGATCACCGTTACCGTCTCACCTCAGCTCCATTTTGCCTTCTAGTCCCAAGCAAACAGCAAGGGCAGCGTCGTGTCCGCCATTTACCCACTCAGGGCAATAGCGTCACACTCTGCTTGATCAGCCGCTTCAATTGGCGTAATGCATCGCTGTGCCCATTTTCGTAAGAACGCAGGGCGGACCGGGCATGTAAAGTCACCATAGCCCACGCCAGCCGATACGAATAAGCATTGGCCGCGACCTGAATCAACTGCCACACAGCGCTTTTAAAGGCATTAAACAGGCTCGTGGCCGGCTGGCCAGGTTGCAATTGTTCGATTTGGTCAGCTATTTGTATAACCTTCGTCAGTGGAGAAAGCGGTGTGGGCCTATTCAGATTGGTATTCATGCGAAGTTTCGATAAGCACTCATAACCGCAATGGGGTCAAAATGTTGGGTCATCAATCAAATTCGCATCTTGCCTCATGACGTTTCCGATGTTTCAACGTGCTGAACATCAAGACACAATTGAGCGACGGTTCATAGAAAGGGGTAAGAACGCTCGTTCATCGGCATAGGATCTTTTACACTCATATCCCATTGTGACCAGCTATAACAAACCGACAATCTGACCAGCCACAGGACATTTCTGAGGTATAGAATCAGGCATGATCCGCATGATTCAAAGCACCTCCGCTGGGCAAGCCAAAGCGTATTTCAATGACTCGTTGCACCAGTCTGATTATTACCTGAACGATCAGGAACAGCCTGGACGTTTTTATGGGCGCGTCGCTGCTCGTTTTGGCATTATGGGCATGGCGACAAAACAGGCTTTTCATGCCCTGTGCGAAAACATCAATCCAATCACGGGTCAGGCACTCACACCACGCAAAAAAGACAATCGCACGGTTGGCTACGACATCAATTTCCATTGTCCGAAATCCGTTTCCATCATTCATGCGCTGACCGACGACGATCATATTCTGGATGCGTTTCAAGCCAGCGTTCGTGCCACCATGCTGGACATCGAGGCCGATGCGCAAACGCGGGTGCGTAAAAATGGCATGGATGAAGACCGGTCAACCGGCGAACTGATCTGGGCGGATTTTATCCACCAGACGGCGAGACCTGTTGACAGATCGGTACCTGATCCTCACCTCCACTGTCATTCGTTTGTGTTCAATGTGACGTGGGATGTGGTTGAACAGCAATTCAAGGCGGGACAGTTTCGGGATATTAAACGCGACATGCCGTATTACCAGGCGCGGTTTCACAAACGACTGGCCGATAAACTGGTTGAGTTAGGTTATCGCATCCGTCGCACCGACAAGGCGTTTGAAATCACTGGTGTGCCGGAACATATCATCGATCTGTTTTCCAAGCGCACCAACGAAATCGGCCAGATTGCCAACCAACTCGGTATTACCGATCAGGCCGAACTGGATCAATTGGGAGCGCGTACCCGCGCCAAGAAGCAGAAGGGTCTGACGATGGCCAAGCTCAAGCAAGAATGGCGCAAACAGATTTTTGCCTTGGGCATGCGTGACAAGGGTAAAGGCGAACAGCCGATCCGCTTTACCACAGTTCCACTTTTGCCCCCGCCCTCGCCTAAACACTGTATCGATCATGCGTTGGCGATGCGGTTTGAACGGGTTTCCGTGATGCAGGATCGGCGGATTCTGGAAGTGGCCTATCGGCAGGGATTGGGCTATCCAACGCTGACCGTCGATCAGATTACCAAACGCTTTGCCGACGATAAGCGGATTATCCGGGTCAAGGACGGCCCAAAAACACTCTGCACCACCAAAGAGGTTTTGCGTGAAGAACAGCAGATGGTGGCTCTGGCTGGGCAAAGCAAGGGCCTGCTGCTCCCGCTTTATCCGGTTACTCCTGAAATCTTACTGGAAGGCGAACAGCGTGAAGCCGTATCCCATGTACTGACCACCACCAATCGCGTGTCGATTATTCGCGGTCGGGCTGGAACGGGGAAAACCACATTGATGAACGAAGCCATTCGGCTGATCACGGAAACGGGGTATAAAGTCACCG
Proteins encoded in this region:
- a CDS encoding aKG-HExxH-type peptide beta-hydroxylase; this encodes MESSEEYTKKIFKYRHSKASEILMAFETYCLSSVFSHEITTIQQYSVAYHLLLKIYWFYEEDKLFFEDIASFSQLLETNARAPSSYQYYVATYESCTKVQSQLFDSPVYLFNITDANHAKMDFRVINDAIELGIKLGFADLLLNNLGIAILLEKKSGYVPSNSYTISVLPGTVFFDLYDDVFKVCEMIIHECSHVYLNDLLAATEEYFENSILYWSVWKSRNRPIIGILHAAYAFSNVIIYYTQLLKEFELPPSTKNYILSQLYSEKAKLREALPQVNDAIGHLKNEDTRAAFYEKISLALQK
- the tmk gene encoding dTMP kinase is translated as MNTLYPFIAIEGIDGAGKTSVRNILIKLFENINITPFIVGQHSWLNVDISRQIINIRENRYGCTPEDILLSYALDKNLHSTYNIKNACRQTVVIADRYIYSDAVYHQVLYQIPVSTTMSLHKTLCTIEPDIILFIEVDPSIAYSRLLKRSQRIQHYGRLAKLEPIQEVYNNYFKSHIDSKNSTFINFINENENIFDRVSTEIWPHILKKIKALNNKF
- a CDS encoding histidine phosphatase family protein, whose translation is MAIKTTSFFIEKCFHRIWIALKMPIFYFIRHGQSEGNRSLHLICGRSNHHPLTDVGIIQSEKLGYRLKDECIKFDHWFSSIAERAIQTADIIGRINDLPQASLSAQLQEQWMGDWEGQPRAQIYTEEVVQLMNADNWHYKCHNGESQFEVENRMYDFIKPFLSLPSEATIGIVTHGIAIRCLLRKLLDSSPSMTRKIQLNNTSLTILRYIRFSWYIERINDYSHLVK
- a CDS encoding DUF6886 family protein, whose protein sequence is MKPHKLFHISEDPNIRLFKPRPSPTQYEKIKGDVVFAVNDTLLHNYFFPRDCPRVAYFRNEVTVEHDIESFFSTSLADYIITVEASWYYKIKNTTLFCYEFDPETFTLLDENAGYYISYETVKPISVKKIDDLIEELLSRNIELRFTPNLWKLADLLNSSTLGYSMIRLRNARPKVL